In the Rhinoderma darwinii isolate aRhiDar2 unplaced genomic scaffold, aRhiDar2.hap1 Scaffold_4462, whole genome shotgun sequence genome, TCATAGAGGGAGTCCTACATGCGCTCATAGAGGGAGTCCTACATGCGCTCATAGAGCGAGTCCTACATGCGCTCATAGAGCGAGTCCTACATGCGCTCATAGAGCGAGTCCTACATGCGCTCATAGAGCGAGTCCTACATGCGCTCATAGAGCGAGTCCTACATGCGCTCATAGAGCGAGTCCTACATGCGCTCATAGAGCGAGTCCTACATGCGCTCATAGAGCGAGTCCTACATGCGCTCATAGAGCGAGTCCTACATGCGCTCATAGAGCGAGTCCTTCCCCTCCCCCCACACATGTATACACAGTGAGGACTCCCTCTCTCCAGCATAGTCGGTGCTGTATACATCGGAGGTCGTTGTGGGTCCGGCGTTGGTACATTGATGTCTGGAGACTGATGATGATGGATTTGCACTGATCTGACCAGTCGCTTCTTCCCCAGATGAGGAATGTCAGAAACAAGGAGTGGAATATGTTCCTGCCTGTCTACAAAACAAGAAAAAGCAGCGCCACCTAGAGGAGGATAAAGGTGAAGTGTGTGAGCGCAGCCCTGGTGAGGACAGTGAGTCGGGGGACAGTATGAGCGACCTCTACCCAGGTACGACTCCCCTTACTATAGAGTGTTATAGGAATGTCCTGATGGGCCGCggctccggggggggggggggggggtcctgccaTACAGGGACAGCTGCCTGGGATATGCACGGCGCGGGGTGTCGTCGTTTTATGGGACTGTGGCGGCTCAATCCCTAACCTGGGGACGTGATGTTCTTACTCCTCATCTGTATTATGGTTTCCTGCGGGACGTGGCGTTATAATAGACGGTAGTGAGAGCGGCGGCCACTAGTAATGGCGCTGTATCCACAGATCATATGTTTTCTAAGAGaagcgcggccgaagaggagaagGGCAGCCGGCAGTCCGCCAGCGATGAGGAGATGGAAGTGGAGGGAAGTGCACCGCGCAATCCCAGCAGGAAGAGGCCGCAGGTGTGTACAGGGAGTAGTGACGGGGGCTGGGGTACCGGGAGTAGTGACGGGGGCTGGGGTACCGGGAGCAGTGACGGGGGCTGGGGTACCGGGAGCAGTGACGGGGGCTGGGGTACCGGGAGCAGTGACGGGGGCTGGGGTACCGGGAGTAGTGACGGGGGCTGGGGTACCGGGAGCAGTGACGGGGGCTGGGGTACCGGGAGCAGTGACGGGGGCTGGGGTACCGGGAGCAGTGACGGGGGCTGGGGTACCGGGAGCAGTGACGGGGGCTGGGGTACCGGGAGTAGTGACGGGGGCTGGGGTACCGGGAGTAGTGACGGGGGCTGGGGTACCGGGAGTAGTGACGGGGGCTGGGGTACCGGGAGTAGTGACGGGGGCTGGGGTACCGGGAGTAGTGACGGGGGCTGGGGTACCGGGAGTAGTGACGGGGGCTGGGGTACAGGGAGTAGAGACGGGGGCTGGGGTACAGGGAGTAGAGACAGGGGGCTGGGGTACCGGGAGTAGTGACGTGGGGCTGGGGTACCGGGAGTAGTGACGTGGGGCTGGGGTATCGGGAGTAGTGACGTGGGGCTGGGGTACCGGGAGTAGTGACGGGGGGCTGGGGTACCGGGAGCAGTGACGGGGGCTGGGGTACCGGGAGCAGTGACGGGGGCTGGGATATCGGGAGCAGTGACGGGGGCTGGGGTACCGGGAGCAGTGACGGGGGCTGGGGTACCGGGAGCAGTGACGGGGGCTGGGGTACCGGGAGCAGTGACGGGGGCTGGGGTACCGGGAGCAGTGACGGGGGCTGGGGTACCGGGAGCAGTGACGGGGGCTGGGGTACCGGGAGCAGTGACGGGGGCTGGGGTACCGGGAGCAGTGACGGGGGCTGGGGTACCGGGAGCAGTGACGGGGGCTGGGGTACCGGGAGCAGTGACGGGGGCTGGGGTACCGGGAGCAGTGACGGGGGCTGGGGTACAGGGAGTAGTGACGGGGGGCTGGGGTACAGGGAGTAGTGACGGGGGCTGGGGTACAGGGAGCAGTGACGGGGGGCTGGGGTACCGGGAGCAGTGACGGGGGCTGGGGTACCGGGAGCAGTGACGGGGGCTGGGGTACCGGGAGCAGTGACGGGGGCTGGGGTACCGGGAGCAGTGACGGGGGCTGGGGTACCGGGAGCAGTGACGGGGGCTGGGATATCGGGAGCAGTGACGGGGGCTGGGGTACCGGGAGCAGTGACGGGGGCTGGGGTACCGGGAGCAGTGACGGGGGCTGGGGTACCGGGAGCAGTGACGGGGGCTGGGGTACCGGGAGCAGTGACGGGGGCTGGGGTACTGGGAGCAGTGACGGGGGCTGGGGTACCGGGAGCAGTGACGGGGGCTGGGGTACCGGGAGTAGTGACGGGGGCTGGGGTACCGGGAGTAGTGACGGGGGCTGGGGTACAGGGAGTAGTGACGGGGGCTGGGGTACAGGGAGTAGTGACAGGGGGCTGGGGTACCGGGAGTAGTGACGGGGGGCTGGGGTATCGGGAGTAGTGACGGGGGGCTGGGGTACCGGGAGTAGTGACGGGGGGCTGGGGTACCGGGAGTAGTGACGGGGGGCTGGGGTACCGGGAGTAGTGACGGGGGGGGCTGGGGTACCGGGAGTAGTGACGGGGGGGGGCTGGGGAACCGGGAGTAGTGACGGGGGGGGGCTGGGGAACAGGGAGTAGTGACGGGGGGCTGGGGTACCGGGAGCAGTGACGGGGGGCTGGGGAACAGGGAGCAGTGACGGGGGGCTGGGGAACAGGGAGCAGTGACGGGGGGCTGGGGAACCGGGAGCAGTGACGGGGGGCTGGGGTACCGGGAGCAGTGACGGGGGGAACAGGGAGCAGTGACGGGGGGCTGGGGTACCGGGAGCAGTGACGGGGGGCTGGGGTACCGGGAGCAGTGACGGGGGGCTGTGCTGGGGTGACGGGGGGCGCTGTGCTGGGGTGACGGGGGGCGCTGTGCTGGGGTGACGGGGGGCGCTGTGCTGGGGTGACGGGGGGCGCTGTGCTGGGGTGACGGGGGGCGCTGTGCTGGGGTGACGGGGGGCGCTGTGCTGGGGTGACGGGGGGCGCTGTGCTGGGGTGTCGGGGGGCGCTGTGCTGGGGTGACGGGGGGCGCTGTGCTGGGGTGTCGGGGGGGCGCTGTGCTGGGGTGTCGGGGGGGCGCTGTGGTGACGGGGGGCTGTGCTGGGGTGACGGGGGGCTGTGCTGGGGTGACGGGGGGCGCTGTGCTGGGGTGTCGGGGGGGCGCTGTGCTGGGGTGACGGGGGGCTGTGCTGGGGTGACGGGGGGGCGCTGTGCTGGGGTGTCGGGGGGGCGCTGTGCTGGGGTGTCGGGGGGGCGCTGTGCTGGGGTGACGGGGGGCTGTGCTGGGGCTTTCAGTGAGGTCGTCCCCGATGCTGCGATATTGGGGGGGATGTTCGGTTTTGTGTTTTCACTTTTTGTTTCTGCTGAACCTCCCGTTGTGATCATTGGATCGTCTCTAGAATGTTTGGTATAATCCGTGATTACCGCTCATTAACCCTTCCCGCCCCGTCCAGcagaaagtgattttattgcacaaacgctgcaaagcatcaaaaactataaacatctgataTCACCGTAACCGTGCCGACCGGCGGAATAACGtcacatgtcatttatagcgcacggcgaACGCCACAAAAAAAGAAACGCATTGTCAGGTATTCTATATACACCCCGATACACCCgcacatattatatacaccccaatatacccgcacatattatatataccccgatatacccgcacatattatatacaccccgatatacccgcacatattatatacaccccgatACACCCgcacatattatatacaccccgatatacccgcacatattatatacaccccgatATACCccacatattatatacaccccgatatacccgcacatattatatatataccccgatATACCCCgcacatattatatacaccccgatATACCCCgcacatattatatacaccccgatATACCCCGcaaatattatatacaccccgatATACCCCgcacatattatatacaccccgatATACCCCGcaaatattatatacaccccgatATACCCCgcacatattatatacaccccgatATACCCCgcacatattatatacaccccgatATACCCCgcacatattatatacaccccgatatacccgcacatattatatacaccccgatatacccgcacatattatatacaccccgatatacccgcacatattatatacaccccgatACACccgcacatattatatatacaccccgatACACCCgcacatattatatacaccccgatataccccacatattacatataccctgatgtactcctcacatattacatataccctgatctactcctcacatattacatatatcctgatgtcctcacatattacatatatcctgatgtactcctcacatattacatataccctgatgtactcctcacatattacatatatcctgatgtactcctcacatattacatataccctgatgtactcttcacatattacatataccctgatgtactcctcacatattacatataccctgatgtatccccacatattacatataccctgatgtactcctcacatattacatataccctgatgtactcctcacatattacatataccctgatgtactcctcacatattacatatatcctgatgtactccacacaccttatatataccctgatgtgctcctcacatattacatataccctgatgtatccccacatattacatataccctgatgtactcctcacatattacatataccctgatgtactcctcacatattacatataccctgatgtactcctcacatattacatatatcctgatgtactcctcacctattacatacatcctgatgtactcctcacatattacatgtatcctgatgtactcctcacatattacatatatcctgatgtactcctcacatattacatatatcctgatgtactcctcacatattacatataccctgatgtactcctcacatattacatataccctgatgtactcctcacatattacatataccctgatgtactcctcacatattacatatatcctgatgtactcctcacatattacatataccctgatgtcctcacatattacatatgtcctgatgtactcctcacatattacatatatcctgatgtactcctcacatattacatataccctgatgtactcctcacatattacatataccctgatgtactcctcacatgttacatataccctgatgtacacctcacatgttacatataccctgatgtactcctcacatattacatataccctgatgtacccctcacatattacatatatcctgatgtactcctcacatattacatatatcctgatgtactcctcacatattacatatatcctgatgtactcctcacatattacatatatcctgatgtactcctcacatattacatatatcctgatgtactcctcacatattacatataccctgatgtactcctcacatattacatataccctgatgtactcctcacatattacatgtaccctgatgtactcctcacatattacatgtaccctgatgtactcctcacatattacatgtaccctgatgtacccctcacatattacatataccctgatgtactcctcacatattacatatacactgatgtactcctcacatattacacataccctgatgtactcctcacatattacatataccctgatgtactcctcacatattacatatatcctgatgtactcctcacatattacatataccctgatgtactcctcacatattacatataccctgatgtactcctcacatattacatataccctgatgtactcctcacatattacacataccctgatgtactccacacatattacatataccctgatgtactcctcacatattacatatatcctgatgtactcctcacctattacatacatcctgatgtactcctcacatattacatatatcctgatgtactcctcacatattacatataccctgatgtactcctcacatattacacataccctgatgtactcctcacatattacatataccctgatgtactcctcacatattacatatatcctgatgtactcctcacatattacatataccctgatgtactcctcacatactacatatacactgatgtacccctcacatattacatataccctgatgtactcctcacagattacatataccctgatgtactcctcacatattacacataccctgatgtactcctcacatattacatataccctgatgtactcctcacatattacatataccctgatgtactcctcacatattacatataccctgatgtactcctcacatattacatatatcctgatgtactcctcacatattacatataccctgatgtcctcacatattacatatgtcctgatgtactcctcacatattacatatatcctgatgtactcctcacatattacatataccctgatgtactcctcacatattacatataccctgatgtactcctcacatgttacatataccctgatgtacacctcacatgttacatataccctgatgtactcctcacatgttacatataccctgatgtacccctcacatattacatatatcctgatgtactcctcacatattacatatatcctgatgtactcctcacatattacatataccctgatgtactcctcacatattacatataccctgatgtactcctcacatattacatgtaccctgatgtactcctcacatattacatgtaccctgatgtactcctcacatattacatgtaccctgatgtacccctcacatattacatataccctgatgtactcctcacatattacatatacactgatgtactcctcacatattacacataccctgatgtactcctcacatattacatataccctgatgtactcctcacatattacatatatcctgatgtactcctcacatattacatataccctgatgtactcctcacatattacatataccctgatgtactcctcacatattacatataccctgatgtactcctcacatattacatataccctgatgtactccacacatattacatataccctgatgtactcctcacatattacatatatcctgatgtactcctcacctattacatacatcctgatgtactcctcacatattacatatatcctgatgtactcctcacatattacatataccctgatgtactcctcacatattacacataccctgatgtactcctcacatattacatataccctgatgtactcctcacatattacatataccctgatgtactcctcacatattacatatatcctgatgtactcctcacatattacatataccctgatgtactcctcacatattacatatatcctgatgtactcctcacatattacatataccctgatgtactcctcacatactacatatacactgatgtacccctcacatattacatataccctgatgtactcctcacagattacatataccctgatgtactcctcacatattacatatatcctgatgtactaatcacatattacatataccctgatgtactcctcacatattacatataccctgatgtattcctcacatattacatataccctgatgtactcctcacatattacatatatcctgatgtactcctcacatattacacataccctgatgtactccacacatattacatataccctgatgtactcctcacatattacatatatcctgatgtactcctcacctattacatacatcctgatgtactcctcacatattacatatatcctgatgtactcctcacatattacatataccctgatgtactcctcacatattacacataccctgatgtactcctcacatattacatataccctgatgtactcctcacatattacatataccctgatgtactcctcacatattacatatatcctgatgtactcctcacatattacatatatcctgatgtactcctcacatattacatatatcctgatgtactcctcacatattacatataccctgatgtactcctcacatactacatatacactgatgtacccctcacatattacatataccctgatgtactcctcacatattacatataccctgatgtcctcacatattacatatgtcctgatgtactcctcacatattacatatatcctgatgtactcctcacatattacatatatcctgatgtactcctcacatattacatatatcctgatgtactcctcacatattacatatgccctgatgtactcctcacatattacatatatcctgatgtactcctcacatattacatataccctgatgtcctcacatattacatatgtcctgatgtactcctcacatattacatataccctgatgtcctcacatattacatatatcctgatgtactcctcacatattacatatatcctgatgtgctcctcacatattacatataccctgatgtacccctcacatattacacataccctgatgtactcctcacatattacacataccctgatgtactcctcacatattacacatatcctgatgtactcctcacatattacatataccctgatgtactcctcacatattacatatatcctgatgtgctcctcacatattacatataccctgatgtactcctcacatattacatatatcctgatgtgctcctcacatattacatataccctgatgtactcctcacatattacatatatcctgatgtactcctcacatattacatataccctgatgtactcctcacatattacatatatcctgatgtactcctcacatattacatatatcctgatgtgctcctcacatattacatataccctgatgtactcctcacatattacatatatcctgatgtactcctcacatattacatatatcctgatgtactcctcacatattacatatatcctgatgtactcctcacatattacatatatcctgatgtactcctcacatattacatatatcctgatgtactcctcacatattacatatatcctgatgtactccacacatattacatataccctgatgtactcctcacatattacatatatcctgatgtactcctcacatattacatataccctgatgtactcctcacatatcacatatatcctgatgtactcctcacatattacatatatcctgatgtactcctcacatattacatatatcctgatgtactcctcacatattacatatatcctgatgtgctcctcacatattacatataccctgatgtactcctcacatattacatatatcctgatgtactcctcacatattacatatatcctgatgtactcctcacatattacatatatcctgatgtactcctcacatattacatatatcctgatgtactcctcacatattacatatatcctgatgtactcctcacatattacatatatcctgatgtactccacacatattacatataccctgatgtactcctcacatattacatatatcctgatgtactcctcacatattacatataccctgatgtactcctcacatatcacatatatcctgatgtactcctcacatattacatatatcctgatgtactcctcacatattacatataccctgatgtaaaatgtaaaaatgacaatatagtgCGATACtatagtattgcagtgcattgtagcagcaatctaatgatcgctggtacaagtcccctaggggggagtaataaaatgtgtagaaataaaaaataactaaaagttGTTATTCGTGAACAAAGTAAAATgtttaaagtcccaaaaaaacaaaccttttcccatttttttcctgtaatgtcaaatataaacaaaattggtatcgctacgtccctaAAAGTCTGTTCGATTACATGATACCATTATTTAGCTCGCACGGTGTACACCgtaaaaataaagcattttaaaGCTGCAAATGGCGCTTTTTTTTGGTAACTTTCgctcatacaactttttgatcactttttattagatttgttttatgtacccaaaaaatggcaccaataaaaactacagctcgtcccgtaaaaagtaAGTCCTCGCTCCGCTCAGTcgaccaaaaaatataaaaaaaagttctggctcagaATATGttgaacaaaactattttttttactttgtagaagttgtaaaatatattaaaaaaaaatagatataaatttggtatcctcgtaatcgtttTGAGCTGccgaaaaaatgtgttttttttttttgtttgttttttaccgcaccgtgaaagccataaaaacgaaacccaagaaACAGCAGAGAAATCCgtgttttccaatttcagcctccaGAGATTTTATTTTCAGTCTCCCAGTACATTCAatgaaatggtgtcaatagaaactacaatccctcccgcaaaaaatacgcCCTCGCAGCGCTCTataaccataaaataaaaaacggtttggctcttggaatgcgggaagtGAAAagcgaaaaagcaaaaaattggaTCAGTCCTTAAAGGTTTAATTAATGTCTAATGAAAAACCCCCATTTATGAGCCCGCGGGGCGTCGCCGTAATCCGGAGAAAtctctttacaaacgttgggcggCTTTTTGCTCCTTtgttttgtgaaaatgaaaaaactcagcattttagtggaaataatgttgatattcattttcacggcctaattctaataagttTTGCAGAAGACCTGTGGTGTCCAAATTCCCACTATACACCTAgaataattccttgaggggtgtagtttccaaaacggggtcacttttggggggtttccactgacctggcgcctaaaatatattttataaaaggAGGCCCAATAATCCCCCagctgctcctttccttctgaggccggcgcttcagtcatcaccgcacgagggccacacgtgggatatttctctaaactgcagaatccgggcaataaatatggagttttgtttctcgggtaaaaccttttgtgttacagaaaaaaatggattacaaatgaattttggcaaaaaaatgaaattggtaaatttcacctctactttgctttaattcctgtgaaacgcctaaagggttaaactttctgaattctgttgtgaatactttgaggggtgcagtttttaaaatggggtgacttatggggccttctaatatataaggtcctcaaagccgcgTCACAACTGACCTTCCCCTGATTTaacggccttttgaaattttcttgacaatgtgagaaaacgcagctaaagttctaaacctcgtAACCtccgagaaaaataaaaggacttttaaaaatgGATGCGAATATAAAGTAGAGATGTGGGGTGCGTTCACTAGTGACTGTTCTGTGTGTAGAACGctccgtcttacaagcagatacgtttacatttagaaaatgttaatttttgcaaatttctgTGTTtctcaaatattgaatttatcgaccaaatttttccactaacaaagtccaacatgtcacgagaaaacaatctccgaatcactCGGATATGTAAAAGCGTTccagttattaccacatcaagtgacacatgttagattttCAAAAACCTGCTTTGTCTTCaagaccaaaacaggctcaggcctgaaggggttaataaactgaCGGACAATCTGAGGCCGAGCCTTTGGCTTCTATCCATGGCAGGTTGTTGGGCTCCCAGCTACCAAGGCAACCAATCAGTGTCTCCGATCCAAGCCGTTACAGCGGGATGTTGGTTGTATATTACAGTTGGCACCCACCACTGATGGTGCATGTACAGCTCCTGTGCCGTCCACTTGGGGTTCCATTACATCCTGTTACAATCAAATGACAGCAGCTAGAACATAACGGTACGCCAATTTGTGGAAACGGGTTAAAGGTGAGGCTAACCAGGTACGCTGCGGAGCACACACTCGTGGTCTCAGGTGCTGAGGCAACTAGGGGAAATGGCTAGGGTCAGAGGGTGATGTCTAGGGTCAAGGCTTAGGGTCAGGGGGCGATGGCTAGGGTCAGGGTTTAGGGTCAGGGGTCGATGGCTAGGGTCGGGGTGATGTCTAGTGTCAGGGCTTAGGGTCAGGGGGCGATGGCTAGTGTCGGGGCGGTGGCTAGGGTCGGGGTTTAGGGTCAGGGGGCGATGGCTAGGGTCGGGGTTTAGGGTCAGGGGGCGATGGCTAGGGTCGGGGATTAGGGTCAGGGGGCGATGGCTAGTGTCAGGCTGATTGTTTGGCTTTTCTTGTATCTTCTTCTAAATGTGAAACTCTCTTTGTAGAAGCAAGCTGGATCTTCCCAGAAGAAATTCAAGTCTCACCACAAGAAATCAAAGACCAGCAAGAAGCTCTCGGCCCCGTCCACTTGTTAGTTGTTtggtgtaataatataataaagctTTTGTTTCTTGATAGCCGGTGCTCAGATCTATTATTTGTGTGTTGTGGTAGCGGATTCCGAACTAGACCCATAATAGTAAACAAAATACTGTAGTAACTTTTGTGGCATAACCGGAACGATTGTATCATCACAATCGTAATTGGGACATCTCAATATTGACCGTTGAAATATTCCAATAGTAACAATTATCAAATCCCACCGTGCCACTGCGACCTCACCACCGTGCCACTGCGACCTCACCACAGTGACCTTTTTTACATCAAAATATAAATTGTGATTTCttgattgtgacatcacaatagtgaCCTCTGACATGTCAACGTTATCACTGTTATTACAATAATGACCATTGTGACATAGCAGTGtatagcactgacagcagctaatatccagagtaaacgccctgtgcagcactgacagcagctaatatccagagtaaccggcgtgtacagcactgacagcagctaatatccagagtaaccggcgtgtacagcactgacagcagctaatatccagagtaaccggcgtgtgcagcgctgacagcagctaatatccagagtaaccgccgtgtgcagcact is a window encoding:
- the SURF2 gene encoding surfeit locus protein 2 codes for the protein MAAAAARGENMDELPEEVRLFLLQHPTLQPIAGNKVRFAVTGHELPCRLSDLQNFTDGRKYKRLSSRPLAFHYSSFEPHIVPSTKNGQLFCKLTLRHINKVPEHVQRHVQGKRYLRALHRYEECQKQGVEYVPACLQNKKKQRHLEEDKGEVCERSPGEDSESGDSMSDLYPDHMFSKRSAAEEEKGSRQSASDEEMEVEGSAPRNPSRKRPQKQAGSSQKKFKSHHKKSKTSKKLSAPSTC